From Marmota flaviventris isolate mMarFla1 chromosome X, mMarFla1.hap1, whole genome shotgun sequence, the proteins below share one genomic window:
- the Rpgr gene encoding X-linked retinitis pigmentosa GTPase regulator isoform X3, giving the protein MGEPEILVPDSGAVFTFGKTKFAENMPSKFWFKHDIPTYLSCGDEHTAIVTGNNKLYMFGSNNWGQLGLGSKSTISKPTCVKALKPEKVKLAACGRNHTLVSTEGGSVYAAGGNNEGQLGLGDTEERNTFHRISFFTSQHNIKQLSAGSNTSAALTEDGILFMWGDNSEGQIGLKNMSNVCVPHQVTIGKPISWISCGYYHSAFVTMDGELYTFGEPENGKLGLPSQMLINHRIPQLVAKIPEKVIQVACGGGHTVVLTEKTVYTFGLGQFGQLGLGTFLFETSEPKVIANMKDQRVSYIACGENHTALITDVGLMYTFGDGRHGKLGLGLENFTNQFFPTLCSNFLKFTVHLVACGGCHMLVFATPRLNISGEVEFDEISDSSSPAANSLSTTDLTSGNLLHRTLSARLRRREREKSPESIHMVRTLPPLEETASVPYFSPSSISFPVPINYLSEKCTSDFTEPLDPDFFQDNMTKEKETENSSAADSESLEETNDILNMTHMMNLNSDDKSLTFSPIQKQKKQEAVDQLIQHAACTENDDDSNEYEYEEVSKMKEGKAYKEQVDEGIFMMQAAKTMETFTDEEVDNDSDQEDPEANINEEGLQKEIFRHESKSEVDELDTKDTEKESDGEEIVSEKKTELMEMAGLKDIQERKENIECLPYDMFFDELPEKDVNFEDEDDKGFTQERKSRQQDMIFDPERELIEEPDSYMECESQRQMGTADILDQPESIEFDSEEKEDELETDHHMWFSRKYVEQGLETEPRVSRFMTKYDYKCDHLSEIPEEQEGTEDSEGSGIEEQVVEAHKENVEVEGETKEEEAGTLSDDLSNRAEVSEGKGEAEDGTEGERNQIYEEGSSEVEQWHGKEEGEKDGGRGKMESLDKEGKYLKEEEEWEKRDEVKQKKKEGDKGHQEERNQEMEEGEWEEQEEEEEREEEQGEQEEREEEQGEQEEREEKQGEQEEGQGEEEEEDGKKKKGEGKERAEEEGESEEEGEGGKEKEDGEKNGGEERDREKEKEEGKEEEGDGETEEGERVEKERKGKEEEDEEEGEGKEGEEEGENEGEGEEEQGEEEGEGESEGNREEEEGEGEEEGEEENGEEEETGEEGEQGKEEREGEDEEGEGEEESEEGEREEEEGEGEEEEEEEGDGGEEEEEGEEEDEEGEGEEEEEEGEGEEEEEEGEEEEEGEGEEEEEEEGEGEEEEDEGEREEEEGEEENEGEGESEEGDGEEEGGEGENEGEEEEEEGEEENEGKGEEEREGEGEEEGENRERKEREGEEEEEVDNEEKEGKYQEMGEKEKESQGNRKESKKESKTKGSMKCDRHRTYQKKSVTNSQGKGKEQRFKRPVQSKQLLENGPPGSKKFWNNVLPHYLELK; this is encoded by the exons ATGGGGGAGCCCGAGATTCTGGTGCCCG ATTCGGGTGCTGTGTTTACATTTGGAAAAACTAAATTTGCTGAAAACATGCCCAGTAAATTCTGGTTTAAACATGACATACCTACATATCTCTCATGTGGAGATGAACATACTGCTATTGTTACAG GAAATAATAAATTGTACATGTTTGGCAGTAACAACTGGggtcagttaggattaggatcaAAGTCAACCATCAGCAAGCCAACGTGTGTCAAAG ctCTTAAACCTGAAAAAGTAAAACTTGCTGCCTGTGGAAGGAACCACACCCTAGTTTCAACAG AAGGAGGCAGTGTATATGCAGCTGGAGGAAATAATGAAGGGCAATTAGGACTTGGTGACACTGAAGAGAGAAACACCTTTCATCGAATTAGCTTTTTTACATCCCAGCATAATATTAAACAGCTTTCTGCTGGATCTAACACGTCAGCTGCCCTAACTG AGGATGGAATACTTTTTATGTGGGGTGACAATTCTGAAGGGcaaattggtttaaaaaatatGAGTAATGTGTGTGTGCCTCATCAAGTGACTATTGGGAAACCGATCTCCTGGATCTCTTGTGGATATTACCATTCAGCTTTTGTAACAA TGGATGGCGAGCTGTACACATTTGGAGAACCTGAGAATGGAAAGTTAGGTCTTCCCAGTCAGATGCTAATCAATCACAGAATACCCCAGCTGGTGGCTAAAATTCCTGAGAAGGTGATCCAAGTAGCTTGTGGTGGAGGGCATACTGTAGTTCTCACAG AGAAAACTGTGTATACCTTTGGGCTAGGGCAGTTTGGTCAGCTGGGCCTTGGCACATTTCTTTTTGAAACTTCAGAACCCAAAGTCATTGCAAATATGAAGGACCAGAGAGTAAGTTATATTGCCTGTGGAGAAAATCACACAGCTTTGATAACAG atGTAGGCCTTATGTATACTTTTGGAGATGGCCGACATGGAAAATTAGGACTTGGACTGGAGAATTTTACCAATCAATTCTTTCCAACTTTGTGctctaattttttgaaatttacagTTCATTTG GTTGCCTGTGGTGGATGTCACATGCTAGTTTTTGCCACTCCACGGCTCAATATATCAGGAGAAGTTGAATTTGATGAAATAAGTGATTCTTCCTCACCTGCAGCTAATTCTCTGTCCACCACTGATCTGACCTCAGGAAATTTACTGCATAGAACTTTATCAGCACGTCTGCGGCGAAGAGAGCGG gagaaatcCCCAGAATCTATTCACATGGTTCGAACACTACCTCCATTAGAGGAGACTGCCTCAGTAccttatttttccccttcttcaATCTCTTTCCCTGTGCCTATTAATTACCTCTCAGAGAAATGCACCTCTGACTTCACGGAGCCACTGGATCCAG ACTTTTTTCAAGATAACATGaccaaagagaaagagacagaaaattcTTCAGCAGCAGATTCAGAAAGCCTTGAAGAAACTAATGATATCTTAAATATG acACATATGATGAACCTGAATTCTGATGACAAGTCATTAACATTTTCGCCAATTCAAAAACAAAAG AAACAAGAAGCAGTTGACCAATTGATTCAGCATGCAGCTTGTACTGAAAATGATGATGATAgtaatgaatatgaatatgaagaggtatcaaaaatgaaagaagggaaagcatataAGGAACAGGTAGATGAAGGGATCTTCATGATGCAAGCAGCTAAGACTATGGAAacgtttacagatgaggaagtagATAATGACTCAGACCAGGAGGACCCTGAGGCCAACATCAATGAAGAGGGCTTGCAAAAAGAGATATTTAGACATGAGAGTAAAAGTGAGGTTGATGAACTTGATACTAAGGACACAGAAAAGGAAAGTGATGGAGAAGAAATAGTGTCTGAGAAGAAAACTGAGCTGATGGAAATGGCAGGTCTGAAAGatatacaagaaagaaaagagaatatagaATGTTTACCATATGATATGTTCTTTGATGAGTTACCAGAAAAAGATGTGAATTTTGAGGATGAAGACGACAAAGGCTTTACTCAGGAAAGGAAAAGTAGGCAGCAAGATATGATCTTTGACCCTGAAAGAGAATTGATAGAAGAGCCAGACAGTTACATGGAATGTGAAAGCCAGAGACAGATGGGTACAGCCGACATATTGGATCAGCCCGAGTCAATAGAATTTGATAGTGAAGAGAAAGAGGATGAACTGGAAACTGATCATCACATGTGGTTCAGCAGAAAATATGTCGAACAAGGACTCGAGACTGAACCCAGAGTATCCAGATTCATGACAAAATATGATTATAAATGTGACCACTTGTCAGAGATACCAGAGGAGCAGGAAGGAACAGAGGATTCAGAAGGAAGTGGAATAGAGGAGCAAGTGGTAGAGGCACATAAGGAAAATGTGGAGGTGGAAGGAGAAAcaaaggaggaggaagcaggaacCCTGTCAGATGACCTTTCAAACAGAGCAGAGGTGAGTGAAGGCAAGGGAGAGGCAGAGGATgggactgaaggtgaaaggaacCAAATCTATGAGGAGGGTAGTTCAGAAGTGGAACAATGgcatgggaaggaggaaggggagaaagatggaggaagaggaaaaatggaGAGTCTGGATAAGGAAGGCAAGTACctaaaagaggaggaggagtgggagaaaAGAGATGaggtaaaacagaagaaaaaggagggggaCAAAGGCCACCAGGAAGAAAGAAACCaagagatggaggaaggagaatgggaggagcaagaagaagaggaggaaagagaggaggagcAAGGAGAacaggaggaaagggaggaggagcaaggagagcaggaggaaagggaggagaagcaaggagagcaggaggaggggcaaggagaggaagaagaggaggatgggaagaagaaaaagggagagggaaaagaaagagcagaagaggaaggagaaagtgaagaggaaggagaagggggaaaggagaaagaagatggagaaaagaatggaggggaggaaagagatagagaaaaagagaaagaggaggggaaggaagaggaaggagatggggaaacagaggaaggagagagggtagagaaagaaagaaagggaaaagaggaagaagatgaagaggaaggagagggcaaagaaggagaagaggaaggggaaaatgaaggagagggagaagaggaacaaggtgaagaggaaggagaaggggaaagtGAGGGAaatagggaagaggaagaaggagagggggaagaggaaggagaagaggaaaatgggGAAGAAGAGGAAACTGGGGAAGAAGGGGAGCAAggtaaagaggaaagagaaggggaagatgaggaaggagagggagaagaggaaagtgaagaaggagagagggaagaagaggaaggagagggggaagaggaggaggaagaggaaggagatgggggagaggaggaagaggaaggagaggaggaagacgaggaaggagagggggaagaggaggaagaggaaggagagggggaagaggaggaagaggaaggagaggaggaagaggaaggagagggggaagaggaggaggaagaggaaggagagggggaagaggaagaagatgaaggagagagggaagaagaggaaggagaggaagaaaatgaaggagagGGGGAAAGCGAGGAAGGAgatggggaagaggaaggaggagaaggggaaaatgaaggagaggaggaagaagaggaaggagaagaggaaaatgaaggaaagggggaagaagaaagggaaggagagggagaagaggaaggggagaatagggaaaggaaggagagggaaggggaggaggaagaagaggtagACAATGAGGAAAAAGAGGGGAAATACCAGGAAATGggtgaaaaagagaaggaaagtcaGGGTAACAGAAAAGAGTCCAAAAAAGAGAGCAAAACAAAAGGATCTATGAAATGTGACAGACATAGAACATATCAAAAAAAGTCTGTTACTAACTCACAGGGAAAGGGGAAAGAGCAGAGGTTCAAAAGGCCAGTGCAGTCAAAACAACTTTTAGAGAATGGGCCACCAGGTTCCAAAAAATTCTGGAATAATGTATTACCACATTATTTGGAATTAAAGTAA